The Pelagibacterium halotolerans B2 genome has a segment encoding these proteins:
- the cobU gene encoding bifunctional adenosylcobinamide kinase/adenosylcobinamide-phosphate guanylyltransferase, with product MADHILVLGGTRSGKTALAERIALRSSTSPAYLATAEALDDEMIERVSAHQRAREGRFATIEEPLELPQALFAAAQAHDVILVDCLTLWITNLLSMERDVAEEVDLLVEVLENITDTQVILVSNEVGLGIVPDNALARTFRDLTGAAHQELAGICEHVYFVVAGLPMVVKGKAPVL from the coding sequence TTGGCTGATCACATCCTGGTTCTGGGCGGAACGCGTTCGGGCAAGACGGCGCTGGCCGAGCGGATCGCCCTGCGATCCAGCACCTCGCCCGCCTATCTGGCCACTGCCGAGGCGCTGGACGATGAAATGATCGAGCGGGTTTCGGCGCACCAGCGGGCCCGCGAGGGGCGGTTTGCCACCATCGAGGAGCCGCTGGAGTTGCCGCAGGCGTTGTTTGCGGCGGCGCAGGCCCATGATGTGATTCTGGTCGATTGCCTGACGTTGTGGATCACCAATCTTTTGAGCATGGAGCGCGATGTGGCCGAAGAGGTCGATCTGCTGGTCGAAGTGCTTGAAAACATTACCGACACTCAGGTGATTCTGGTGTCCAACGAGGTGGGGCTGGGGATCGTGCCCGACAATGCGCTGGCGCGGACGTTCCGGGATCTCACGGGGGCGGCGCATCAGGAATTGGCGGGGATTTGCGAGCACGTCTATTTCGTGGTGGCGGGGCTGCCCATGGTGGTCAAGGGCAAGGCGCCGGTGCTTTAG
- the pgl gene encoding 6-phosphogluconolactonase, with protein MTIERNVFSTKDRLAEALADAVAQNLNAGLDQRGVASLAVSGGSTPRRFFQVLGARDDLDWENIAVTLVDERWVDENSERSNARLVKENLLAGPASVAAFVPLYAGTPEPDAAGIAKSNAALDCLPMPFDAVILGMGNDGHTASFFPGGDTLQGALNAEGPLIAINAPGAGEPRVTFTLPRLLDTRALYLHIEGDEKAQVLDKALQTGPVESMPVRAVLSQNHIPVSLFWCP; from the coding sequence ATGACCATCGAGCGCAACGTCTTTTCGACAAAGGATCGGCTGGCCGAGGCCCTTGCCGACGCTGTGGCCCAAAATTTGAACGCGGGACTCGATCAGCGCGGAGTGGCATCGCTTGCGGTCTCGGGCGGCTCGACGCCAAGGCGCTTTTTCCAGGTGCTCGGTGCGCGCGACGATCTCGACTGGGAAAATATAGCGGTAACCCTTGTCGACGAGCGCTGGGTGGACGAAAATTCGGAACGGTCGAATGCGCGGCTGGTAAAGGAAAATCTTCTGGCCGGTCCCGCCTCCGTCGCTGCCTTTGTGCCGCTTTACGCTGGCACGCCCGAGCCCGACGCGGCGGGCATCGCAAAGTCCAACGCCGCTCTCGATTGCCTGCCCATGCCCTTTGATGCGGTGATCCTTGGCATGGGCAATGACGGGCACACCGCCTCGTTCTTTCCCGGCGGCGACACGCTTCAGGGCGCGCTCAATGCCGAGGGTCCGCTCATCGCCATCAATGCCCCCGGCGCTGGCGAACCGCGCGTCACCTTCACACTGCCGCGCCTTCTCGACACGCGCGCCCTCTATCTTCACATCGAAGGCGATGAAAAGGCCCAGGTGCTCGACAAGGCGCTCCAGACCGGTCCGGTCGAATCCATGCCGGTGCGCGCCGTCCTTTCACAAAACCATATTCCCGTTTCCCTCTTCTGGTGTCCCTGA
- a CDS encoding GNAT family N-acetyltransferase, which produces MAQHDFTLLAVPVFSPLCNLGFALRREVFVIEQCVPEELEHDADDMTATHIVGIMEGSVVAVARILFKPEHAKIGRVAIAASHRGKGLGARLIAFAVQVAGENGQPRCYLESQSDKTGFYARLGFVAFGDQFMDAGIPHLGMKNY; this is translated from the coding sequence ATGGCGCAACACGACTTTACGCTGCTCGCGGTCCCTGTCTTTTCGCCGCTGTGCAATCTCGGCTTTGCCCTGCGCCGGGAGGTGTTTGTCATCGAGCAGTGCGTGCCCGAGGAACTCGAACACGATGCCGACGACATGACGGCCACCCACATTGTGGGCATCATGGAGGGCAGCGTCGTTGCCGTAGCCCGCATCCTGTTCAAGCCCGAGCATGCCAAGATCGGCCGCGTAGCGATCGCGGCGTCCCATCGCGGAAAAGGGCTCGGCGCCCGGCTCATCGCGTTCGCGGTGCAGGTGGCGGGCGAAAACGGTCAGCCGCGCTGCTATCTCGAAAGCCAGTCCGACAAGACGGGCTTTTACGCCCGCCTCGGGTTCGTCGCCTTTGGGGACCAGTTCATGGACGCAGGCATTCCTCATCTCGGGATGAAGAACTACTGA
- a CDS encoding BadF/BadG/BcrA/BcrD ATPase family protein: protein MPKYFLGVDGGGTNCRIRLADANLQTLAEARGGRSNLQLEGGDPAYASIQEGTRQVFALAGLDYGETANTEACFGMAGARLPSAREAFALRPWPFAHVTVYDDIDIARAGAHEGEDGAVIIVGTGSAGMALVNGERFQVGGWGFHIGDQMSGAILGRELVRYAVEATDGLVDTSPLTDAVIAQLGGDLNAVMAWSFDSRQPADYGALMPLFIEYFEKGDPVAAELMEIELGYIDRYVSYFKSCGADRLAIVGGFGQRLMPLLQIRYGDYVSLPRAEPLHGAVILARQNAAR from the coding sequence GTGCCCAAATACTTCCTCGGCGTTGATGGCGGCGGCACCAATTGCCGCATCCGCCTCGCCGATGCCAATCTTCAAACGCTCGCCGAAGCCCGCGGCGGCCGCTCCAATCTCCAGCTCGAAGGTGGCGATCCGGCCTATGCGTCCATTCAGGAAGGCACGAGGCAGGTGTTTGCCCTGGCCGGGCTCGATTATGGGGAAACCGCCAACACCGAGGCGTGCTTTGGCATGGCCGGCGCGCGGCTGCCTTCGGCACGCGAGGCTTTCGCTTTGCGCCCATGGCCCTTCGCCCATGTCACCGTCTATGACGATATCGATATCGCCCGCGCCGGCGCCCATGAGGGCGAGGACGGTGCTGTCATCATCGTGGGCACCGGTTCGGCCGGCATGGCGCTGGTCAATGGTGAGCGCTTTCAGGTCGGCGGCTGGGGCTTTCACATCGGCGATCAGATGTCGGGCGCCATTCTGGGCCGCGAACTCGTCCGTTATGCCGTCGAGGCCACCGACGGGCTCGTCGATACCTCGCCTTTGACCGATGCCGTCATCGCCCAGCTTGGTGGCGATCTCAACGCCGTCATGGCCTGGAGCTTCGATAGCCGCCAGCCGGCCGATTACGGTGCGCTGATGCCGCTTTTCATCGAATATTTCGAAAAAGGCGATCCCGTCGCCGCCGAGCTGATGGAAATCGAGCTTGGCTATATCGATCGCTATGTGTCTTACTTCAAATCCTGTGGTGCAGACAGACTCGCCATTGTCGGGGGCTTTGGCCAAAGGCTCATGCCTTTGCTTCAAATCCGCTACGGCGATTACGTTTCCTTGCCCCGCGCAGAACCGCTGCATGGAGCGGTGATCCTGGCCCGCCAGAACGCCGCTCGCTAA
- the zwf gene encoding glucose-6-phosphate dehydrogenase — MSARIIPVQPFDYVVFGATGDLTRRKLIPALYHRFADGQFDERSRIIGVSRSALSDADFQKFARDAVTEFVDKVDQHKDVIARFISCFSYIANDVTDKDGWADLEKALRADPEIERAFYLAVAPSLFGPICDYLDNKGYWRRDARVVVEKPLGHDLESSMEINDAISEVFAEDQVYRIDHYLGKETVQNLLALRFGNILFEPIWDAAHIDHVQITVAEDVGAGTRGYYDDSGALRDMVQNHMMQLLCLVAMEPPASDDANALRDEKLKVLRSLKPITGDNVSKCTVRGQYKGGAVNGGSVTSYQDELPEDKKGSKTETFVAIKAEVENWRWSGVPFYLRTGKRLPSRVSEIVIQFRAIPHSIFDHAEGAPKPNKLVLRLQPDEGVKLFLMIKDPGPGGMRLREVPLNLSFAETFSERTPEAYERLLMDVIRGNQTLFMRRDELEAAWRWIDPIRQAWDNASDAPQTYTAGTWGPTASVALIERDGRTWHEGDA, encoded by the coding sequence TTGTCCGCACGCATTATTCCGGTCCAGCCATTCGATTATGTGGTGTTCGGCGCTACGGGTGATCTGACCCGGCGCAAACTGATCCCGGCGCTTTATCATCGCTTTGCCGATGGTCAGTTCGATGAGCGCTCGCGCATTATCGGCGTATCGCGTTCGGCGCTGTCTGACGCAGATTTCCAGAAATTCGCCCGCGACGCGGTCACTGAATTTGTCGATAAGGTCGATCAGCACAAGGATGTGATCGCCCGGTTCATCTCGTGCTTTTCCTATATCGCCAACGATGTGACCGACAAGGACGGCTGGGCCGATCTCGAAAAGGCCCTGCGCGCCGATCCCGAGATCGAACGCGCCTTTTATCTCGCCGTGGCCCCCTCGCTGTTCGGACCCATCTGCGATTATCTCGACAACAAGGGCTATTGGCGCCGCGATGCCCGCGTCGTTGTCGAAAAGCCCTTGGGGCACGACCTCGAATCCTCGATGGAAATCAACGACGCGATCTCCGAGGTCTTCGCCGAAGATCAGGTTTACCGCATCGATCACTATCTCGGTAAGGAAACCGTCCAGAACCTGCTGGCCCTACGCTTCGGCAACATCCTGTTCGAGCCCATCTGGGACGCCGCCCATATCGACCACGTCCAGATCACCGTGGCCGAGGATGTCGGCGCCGGCACGCGTGGTTATTATGACGATTCCGGCGCCCTGCGGGATATGGTCCAGAACCATATGATGCAGCTTTTGTGCCTCGTCGCCATGGAGCCCCCGGCGTCCGACGATGCCAACGCCCTGCGCGACGAAAAGCTCAAGGTTCTGCGGTCGCTAAAGCCCATCACCGGCGACAATGTCTCCAAATGCACCGTACGCGGGCAATACAAGGGCGGCGCGGTCAATGGCGGTTCGGTCACCTCCTATCAGGACGAATTGCCCGAGGACAAGAAGGGCTCGAAAACAGAGACCTTCGTGGCGATCAAGGCCGAGGTCGAAAACTGGCGCTGGTCCGGCGTGCCCTTTTATCTGCGCACCGGCAAGCGCCTGCCCTCGCGGGTTTCGGAAATCGTCATCCAGTTCCGCGCCATCCCCCATTCGATCTTCGATCACGCCGAAGGTGCCCCCAAGCCCAATAAGCTCGTCCTGCGCCTGCAGCCCGACGAGGGTGTAAAACTGTTCCTGATGATCAAGGATCCCGGTCCCGGCGGCATGCGCCTGCGCGAAGTGCCGCTCAACCTTTCCTTTGCCGAAACCTTCTCCGAACGCACCCCCGAAGCCTATGAACGGCTTTTGATGGACGTCATCCGTGGCAACCAGACCCTGTTCATGCGCCGCGACGAGCTTGAGGCCGCATGGCGCTGGATCGATCCGATCCGTCAGGCCTGGGACAATGCGTCAGATGCCCCCCAGACCTATACTGCGGGAACATGGGGGCCGACTGCCTCAGTTGCGCTCATCGAACGCGATGGACGCACCTGGCACGAAGGCGACGCCTGA
- a CDS encoding BCCT family transporter: MFSGFVINPPVFFGAIVVIAVFLLIGVVMPDQAANIFSALQAGILGNFGWLYLLSVGIFLASVLLFSLGRFGSLKLGPDDATPDFKYLSWIAMLFAAGMGIGLMFYAVGEPMTHFYAPPTAEPGSVAAMRESMAVTFFHWGIHAWAIYAVVGLSLAYFGYRYNLPLTIRSGLYPLLKGRINGPIGHAVDIFAIVGTMFGIATSLGLGVNQINAGLNYLIGLPIGPQVQVPLIAIITTLATVSVVTGLDKGVRILSETNLIVAVLLMVFVLVVGPTADLLRDFVQNIGLYLDTLLLRTFNIYAYEPTPWIDSWTLFYWAWWISWSPFVGMFIARISRGRTVREFIVAVLFIPAGFTFFWMTVFGNTAMFVDTGVAAGELGVAVANDVAVGLFQFFTYLPLPAVTSTLAVILVAVFFITSSDSGSLVVDTIAAGGETETSTAQRIFWCVMEGVVAAGLLLAGGLGALQSATIASALPFTFVMLALVWSLYVGMRADLAQQDAQAASPHSGPAHPASGLTWQRRLALMLKAPTLKEVTAFICGEAKAALEQVRDELAKRGWEAHLEEDEAAGTIALVAPSEAVRNFVYGLQSAEQRLAVFTAFEASRPEVRHEARTYFSDGSKGYDVMGMTREQLIADVLVQFERYLALVQMPASQLVTAAPEHSVGAS, translated from the coding sequence ATGTTTTCGGGTTTCGTCATCAATCCACCGGTCTTTTTCGGCGCCATTGTCGTTATTGCCGTCTTCCTTTTGATCGGGGTTGTAATGCCCGATCAGGCAGCAAATATCTTTTCGGCTTTGCAGGCCGGTATTCTTGGCAATTTCGGCTGGCTGTACCTGCTGTCGGTGGGCATTTTTCTGGCGTCGGTGCTGCTGTTCTCGCTGGGGCGCTTCGGATCGCTCAAGCTGGGGCCCGACGATGCGACGCCGGACTTCAAATATCTCTCCTGGATAGCGATGCTGTTTGCGGCCGGTATGGGGATCGGGCTGATGTTTTATGCCGTCGGCGAACCGATGACCCATTTTTATGCCCCGCCGACCGCTGAGCCGGGCAGCGTCGCGGCGATGCGCGAATCGATGGCGGTAACCTTTTTTCACTGGGGCATCCACGCCTGGGCGATCTATGCCGTGGTGGGGCTGTCGCTGGCCTATTTCGGCTATCGCTACAATCTGCCCCTGACCATACGGTCCGGGCTCTACCCGCTGCTCAAGGGCCGGATCAACGGACCGATCGGGCACGCGGTCGACATATTTGCCATTGTGGGCACCATGTTTGGAATTGCCACCTCGCTGGGGCTTGGGGTCAATCAGATCAATGCCGGGCTCAACTATCTGATCGGTCTGCCGATCGGGCCGCAGGTGCAGGTACCGCTGATCGCGATCATCACGACGCTGGCAACCGTCTCGGTGGTCACGGGACTCGACAAAGGCGTGCGGATCCTTTCAGAAACCAATCTGATCGTGGCCGTTCTGTTGATGGTGTTCGTTCTGGTCGTGGGACCGACAGCGGATCTCCTCAGGGATTTTGTCCAAAATATCGGGCTCTATCTCGATACGCTGCTGTTGCGGACCTTCAACATCTATGCCTATGAACCCACGCCCTGGATCGATAGCTGGACGCTGTTCTACTGGGCCTGGTGGATTTCGTGGTCTCCGTTCGTGGGCATGTTCATCGCGCGCATTTCGCGCGGGCGTACGGTGCGCGAATTCATTGTCGCGGTGCTGTTCATCCCGGCCGGCTTCACCTTTTTCTGGATGACGGTTTTCGGCAACACTGCGATGTTTGTGGACACGGGCGTGGCAGCCGGAGAACTGGGTGTGGCGGTCGCCAACGACGTGGCGGTGGGACTGTTCCAGTTCTTCACCTATCTGCCGCTCCCCGCAGTCACCTCGACGCTGGCGGTCATTCTCGTTGCGGTATTTTTCATTACCTCCTCGGATTCGGGTTCGCTGGTGGTGGACACAATCGCGGCTGGCGGGGAAACGGAAACCTCGACCGCGCAGCGCATCTTCTGGTGCGTCATGGAGGGCGTTGTGGCGGCCGGGCTGTTGCTGGCAGGTGGACTCGGTGCGCTGCAATCGGCGACCATCGCAAGCGCCCTGCCCTTCACATTCGTGATGCTGGCACTGGTGTGGTCCCTTTATGTCGGCATGCGGGCCGACCTTGCCCAACAGGACGCGCAAGCGGCCTCACCCCATTCCGGACCTGCCCACCCAGCCTCAGGCCTGACCTGGCAGAGGAGGCTGGCTCTGATGCTCAAGGCGCCGACGCTCAAGGAGGTTACGGCCTTCATCTGCGGCGAGGCCAAGGCAGCACTCGAACAAGTGCGGGACGAATTGGCAAAACGCGGTTGGGAGGCGCATCTGGAGGAGGACGAGGCCGCCGGGACCATCGCGCTGGTGGCACCGTCCGAAGCTGTACGCAACTTCGTTTATGGCTTGCAGAGCGCCGAACAGCGTCTGGCGGTATTTACGGCCTTTGAAGCCAGCCGCCCCGAAGTGCGCCACGAGGCAAGGACCTATTTCTCGGATGGTTCGAAAGGCTATGATGTGATGGGGATGACGCGCGAGCAGCTTATCGCGGACGTTCTGGTCCAGTTCGAGCGCTATCTGGCTCTGGTCCAGATGCCGGCCTCCCAGCTTGTCACCGCAGCCCCAGAGCACAGCGTCGGGGCAAGCTAA
- the edd gene encoding phosphogluconate dehydratase codes for MTVKTTIKDVTDAITRRSEASRRTYLDRLDKARAQGVYRSALSCGNLAHGFAACGPSDKAQLAGDQALNLGIITAYNDMLSAHQPYETYPAIIREAAREAGGVAQVAGGVPAMCDGVTQGQLGMDLSLFSRDVIAMAAAVGLSHNMFDAAVFLGICDKIVPGLVISALTFGHLPAIFIPAGPMTTGLPNDEKARVRQLYMEGKVGRDELLEAESRSYHGPGTCTFYGTANSNQMLMEIMGLHLPGASFVNPGTPLRDALTKAATKRALAITAQGNQYTPAGHVIDEKSIVNGLVGLLATGGSTNHTMHLVAMANAAGLKITWEDMSVLSDVVPLLARVYPNGLADVNHFHAAGGMGFLIRELRDAGYLHDDVTTVWGKGLDAYTKEPRYIEEELTFEPAPAQSGNPKVLTVASEPFAKSGGLKLLSGNLGKSVIKISAVKAENRLVQAPARVFHSQQGLQDAFKAGELTSDFIAVIRFQGPRAIGMPELHKLTPALGILQDRGIKVALVTDGRMSGASGKVPAAIHMTPEAADGGPIAKVRDGDLLRLDAEMGTLEFLGDAEEFASRPVATEDLTDQHYGMGRELFAGFRQLVGAADRGASVFA; via the coding sequence ATGACCGTAAAGACCACAATCAAGGACGTGACCGACGCCATAACGCGGCGCTCGGAAGCGTCGCGCCGCACCTATCTCGATCGGCTCGACAAGGCGCGCGCCCAAGGCGTTTATCGCTCAGCGCTTTCCTGCGGCAATCTTGCTCACGGCTTTGCCGCCTGCGGTCCCTCCGACAAGGCGCAACTGGCCGGCGATCAGGCCCTCAATCTGGGCATCATCACCGCCTATAACGACATGCTCTCGGCCCACCAGCCCTACGAAACCTATCCCGCCATCATCCGCGAAGCAGCGCGCGAGGCTGGTGGTGTCGCCCAGGTCGCGGGCGGCGTGCCCGCCATGTGCGATGGTGTGACCCAGGGTCAGCTCGGCATGGATCTCTCGCTGTTTTCGCGCGATGTGATTGCAATGGCCGCTGCTGTCGGCCTGTCCCACAATATGTTCGACGCTGCGGTTTTTCTCGGCATCTGCGACAAGATCGTCCCCGGCCTCGTGATTTCGGCCCTCACCTTCGGGCACCTGCCTGCCATTTTTATCCCCGCCGGCCCCATGACCACCGGCTTGCCCAACGATGAAAAGGCCCGCGTCCGCCAACTCTATATGGAAGGCAAGGTCGGCCGCGACGAACTGCTCGAGGCCGAATCCAGATCCTATCATGGCCCGGGCACCTGCACCTTTTACGGCACCGCCAATTCCAACCAGATGCTCATGGAAATCATGGGCCTGCACCTGCCCGGCGCCAGCTTTGTCAATCCCGGCACGCCTCTGCGGGACGCGCTGACCAAAGCCGCAACCAAACGCGCGCTGGCCATCACCGCGCAGGGCAATCAATATACTCCCGCCGGTCACGTCATTGACGAAAAATCCATAGTCAACGGCCTGGTCGGCCTGCTCGCCACGGGCGGCTCGACCAATCACACAATGCACCTTGTCGCCATGGCCAACGCGGCGGGTTTGAAAATCACCTGGGAAGACATGTCCGTCCTCTCCGACGTCGTCCCGCTTCTGGCGCGCGTCTATCCCAACGGTCTGGCCGACGTGAACCATTTCCACGCGGCCGGCGGCATGGGGTTCCTCATCCGCGAACTGCGCGACGCGGGCTATCTCCATGACGATGTGACCACCGTCTGGGGCAAGGGGCTCGACGCCTACACCAAAGAGCCGCGCTACATCGAAGAAGAGCTGACCTTTGAGCCGGCGCCTGCCCAGAGCGGCAACCCCAAGGTGCTGACCGTGGCCAGCGAGCCCTTCGCCAAGTCCGGCGGGTTGAAACTGCTCTCGGGCAATCTGGGCAAATCGGTCATCAAGATCTCCGCCGTCAAGGCCGAAAACCGCCTCGTCCAGGCGCCGGCGCGGGTCTTTCACTCCCAGCAGGGCCTGCAGGACGCCTTCAAGGCCGGCGAATTGACCTCCGATTTTATCGCCGTCATCCGCTTCCAGGGTCCCAGGGCCATCGGCATGCCCGAACTGCACAAGCTCACCCCGGCGCTCGGCATCCTCCAGGATCGGGGCATCAAGGTTGCGCTGGTCACCGACGGACGCATGTCGGGCGCCTCGGGCAAGGTGCCCGCCGCCATCCACATGACCCCCGAAGCCGCCGATGGCGGGCCCATTGCCAAGGTCAGGGATGGCGACCTGCTGCGCCTCGACGCCGAAATGGGAACGCTTGAATTTCTCGGCGACGCAGAAGAATTTGCATCCCGCCCGGTCGCAACCGAGGATTTGACCGATCAGCATTACGGCATGGGCCGCGAATTGTTCGCCGGGTTCCGGCAACTCGTGGGCGCTGCCGATCGCGGCGCGAGCGTTTTCGCCTGA